GGCGGCGTTGTGGTTGACCCCGCGCGAGGAAGAGCCGCAAATCGTGGTGCCGCTGGCGGATGTGCTCGTGCAGTTTCCGGGCCACTCGGCTGAGGAGGTCGAGCGCCTGGTCGCGGTCCCGCTGGAAAAACTCCTTTTTCAGATTGACGGGGTCGAGCACGTCTACTCGATGTCGCACCACGGGATGGCGGTGGTGACGGTGCGGTTCTTCGTGGGCCAGGACCGCGAAGACAGCCTGGTCAAATTGTACAACAAGGTCATGCAGAACACGGATGCGATTCCGCCGGGCGTTGCGGGCTGGGTGGTCAAGCCCATTGAGATCGACGACGTGCCGATCGTGACGCTGACGCTCAGTTCGGCCACGGAGACGGATTACCAGATGCGCCGCGTAGCTGAGGAGCTTTCGAGCCGTTTGGCGGCGAATCGCGACATCTCGCGGATTGAGGTGATCGGGGGCCGACCGCGGCAGGTGAACGTGTACCTTCAGCCGGAGCGGATGGCGGGCTATTCGGTCGACCCGCTGGCGGTCGAGCGGGCACTGCGGGCGGCGAACGTCGAGGTACGGGCAGGGGATTTCGACAAGGCGAACGAGAACGTGCTGGTCGACGCGGGACGAGCCCTGATGGACCCGGCGGAGTTGCCGGGACTGGTGGTGGGCGTTCATGCAGGCCGGCCGGTGTTCCTCAAGGACGTGGCGACGGTGGAGGACGGGCCGGCGGAAGTTTCGCAGTACGTGCGGTTCGCATGGGGTCCGGCGTGGGAAAAGTCGGAGGCCCTGATCGCGGGTCCGGCGACGGAGGCACAGGTCGATCCGACCATTCCGAGGCCGGCGGTGACGGTGGCGGTCTCGAAGAAGAAGGGCACCAATGCGGTGTGGGTGGCTGAGGCGGTGATCGAGGAGGCTCATGCCCTCGCAGCCCAAATCCTGCCTGACGACGCGGCAATGGCGGTCACGCGGAACTTCGGCGAGACGGCGAACGAGAAGGTCAACGAGCTGGTCGAAGCGCTGGCGGTGGCGGTGATTATCGTGATCGTGCTGCTGGCGATCGCGTTGGGGTTCCGCGAGGCGATGATCGTGTCGGTGGCGGTGCCGATCGTTTTCGGACTGACGCTGGCGATCAACTATCTGGCCGGGTACACGATCAACCGGGTGACGCTGTTCGCGTTGATTTTGTCGCTGGGATTGCTGGTGGACGACCCGATCGTGGACGTGGAGAATATTCACCGGCATTTCCAGCTTCGGCGGCGTTCGTCGCGTCGGATCGTGCTGGAGGCGGTCAACGAGGTTCGGCCGCCGCTGATCACGGCGACGCTGGCGGTGATCATTTCGTTTCTGCCGATGATGTTCATCACGGGGATGATGGGCCCGTACATGCGGCCGATGGCGTTGAACGTGCCGATCACCATGCTGATGTCGATGCTGGTCTCGTTCACGGTG
The Phycisphaerae bacterium genome window above contains:
- a CDS encoding efflux RND transporter permease subunit, translated to MAIKQHGVTLAIVEKFLGSNLSLILILVSLVVGAAALWLTPREEEPQIVVPLADVLVQFPGHSAEEVERLVAVPLEKLLFQIDGVEHVYSMSHHGMAVVTVRFFVGQDREDSLVKLYNKVMQNTDAIPPGVAGWVVKPIEIDDVPIVTLTLSSATETDYQMRRVAEELSSRLAANRDISRIEVIGGRPRQVNVYLQPERMAGYSVDPLAVERALRAANVEVRAGDFDKANENVLVDAGRALMDPAELPGLVVGVHAGRPVFLKDVATVEDGPAEVSQYVRFAWGPAWEKSEALIAGPATEAQVDPTIPRPAVTVAVSKKKGTNAVWVAEAVIEEAHALAAQILPDDAAMAVTRNFGETANEKVNELVEALAVAVIIVIVLLAIALGFREAMIVSVAVPIVFGLTLAINYLAGYTINRVTLFALILSLGLLVDDPIVDVENIHRHFQLRRRSSRRIVLEAVNEVRPPLITATLAVIISFLPMMFITGMMGPYMRPMALNVPITMLMSMLVSFTVTPWLAYVVLRKSYPQEESSGSPMHLAPLEDPVVKSAEAVRETALYRIFRPIMAPLLGSRRNAWLFLGAMAVLMLLSVWLGAVRAVPLKMLPFDNKNELALVLDFDEGTTLEQTDAAVRQFERFLRTAPEVTDFQSYVGTASPMDFNAMVRHYYLRQGSNVADIRINLVGKRQREMKSHALALRLRPELEKLAAETGASLSIVETPPGPPVIQTLVAEVTGTPASSYGELMATAKTVAARMAREPGVRDIDDTIEARQSKFVFVTDKEKALLNGVTT